From Desulfurellaceae bacterium:
TGCCTTCTTATGCCTCGGCTGTATCATAACTCGTCGCAGCACACGAAGACCGAGACGGTATTTCAGAGGCGACGAGGACCCCGTCATGATTATCGAGATAGACCGTTTTTTGCCGAATCCCGCCAGACAGCGTGGAGACCATCTCACCCGTATAGATGAGACCCAGAGTCACGCCCCGGTCTGCGAGGCGGGAGCGATAACCTCCCAGCTCACCGCTGAGCGTATCTTGCTGCCATGCCCAGCCAACCGGCTTTGCGCCCAGAAAAGAGCACACAAAGAGAAGAACACAGGGAACACGGCAGCAGCACGTGGCCCGCTTGGGCAGAGAGGAGTCCGGCACGGTTGCTTTTCTGTATCAGCCCAGCGTTTCTGAGAGATCGCCCGCAGCATTCTGGGGTCTTCCGCACGGAGCAGACCACGAGTTCCGGACACTCCGCCATACTGCGGCCAAGGCAGGGTAATTCACTGACACCGAGAGTATCGCCAGCCCGCAGCTCTTTCAATGTTGCGGATTGTCGCACTCTTCTCGTGCTGGCCGAATCTGTCCTTTTGGTACGCCATTTGCCTTACTTTCTCATCTCTCTTGATAGCTTGCAGCGGTCGAGAGCAGCGAGTACTGTTCAGCCTCCATATGCTGAACCGAGCCGGACTTGAGGAGTAGCGATGAGTTTCCCGAACTGGACGAGTACGCTGGAGCAGCTGTCCGGGCAGCTTACCGCCCTGCTGCCCGGTGCTGCGGCTGCGGTCGGCCTGCTGCTCGTGGGCTGGCTTGTGGCGAGCCTGCTGCGCCTGCTGACCAGAAAGCTGGTCGTCGCGGTCGTCGCCCGCATCAATACCCGTTTGCGGCCCGCCGAGAGCCTGAGCGGAACACGTGTGACCGAGGATGCCCCCCGGGTCATGGGCGCCTTCGTGTATTGGGTCGTCCTGCTGTTCTTCCTGGCTGCGGCGATCGACAAGCTGTCCCTGCCGGTTGTCACGAGCGTATTGCAGAGCCTTGCCTACTACATGCCCAGAGTCCTCTTGGCGGTTGCAATCATCTTCATCGGACTGGGCGCGGGTATTGTGGCCAACCGCTGGACGACACGCGTCGCTGCGGCCGCAGGCGTGGAGTATGCCCCGGCTCTGGGACGGCTCGTCCAGGTCGCCGTCCTCGTTGTGGCGCTGATCGTCGGCGCCCAGGAAGTCGGCCTGGAAAGCGGGTTTTTCACCGCCACGATCCTCATTGTGTTGGCCGCAATCCTGGGCGGGTTGGCGCTGGCCTTTGGGCTGGGCTCAGGCCCGATTGTGACGAATATCATGGCCTCCTACTACGCGGCGCAGGCCTACCGTGTCGGCGATGTCGTCCGGGTGGCGGGCATTGAGGGCATCGTTCAAGAAATCAGGCCGACGTCTATCGTGCTCGACACCGCCGACGGTCAGGTCCATCTGCCGGCCAGGAAGTATTGCGACGATGTCTCGGTCGTGCTGAGGAAAACGTGATGGCGACCCCGCTCCAGACCATGGCCCGGCTCCACCTGGACCGCCACCCTGAGGAAGCCGCGCGCGTGCTGGAACGCCTCTCTCCAGACGCAATCGCGGCAGTCCTGCAGGAGGCGCCGGCCGAGAGTGCCGCCGGCGTCCTGGCCTGCTTTGCCCCCAGCCTGGCGAGTGCCTGCCTGGCCGGCTGGCCCGAGGGAGAACTCTCGGCGGTCGTGGCTCTGCTCCCGGCACCCATTGCCGCTGCGGTGCTACGCCAGCTGGAACCGCGCGTCCGGGAAGCCGCGCTCGGCGGTCTTCCGGCGACCGTCCGCGTGCCACTCAGCCGAGCCCTGAGTTACCCGGATCAATCAGCCGGAGCGCTCGCCGACCCTGCGGTCCTCACCTTCCACGCCGACCTGACGGTAGAAGAGGCTCTGACCCGCCTCAGCCAGAGTCGCGGTCCGGTCGCCGGCCGCCTTTTCGTCCTTGATCGCGCCCAGCGTCTGCTCGGTGTTGTGACGCCGGGTCAGCTGCTCAGCAGCAGGCGCGACGCGTCCCTCGCATCTCTGGAACTGAGCCCGGCGCAGGCGGTCCCGGACCGTGTCAGCGCTGCGACCCTGCGAGCCATATCCGCTGAATCGGTCGCTGTGGTGGACCCGCAGGGCACCTTCGTGGGCGCCATCGGCTCCGATGCCCTGGCTCGTCTCGATCCGCACCAGCAACGCCCTCCAGCGACGCACCTCATTGCTGCGGTCGGCGAACTGTACTGGCTCGGCCTCCGGGAGCTGTTCGGGGGATTGAGTTCCGGCTCCCGTTCGGCCGAGTCCCCAGGAGAAACGCCCCGTGCCAACGCCTGAGCCCAGTATCGAACGCCTGCTGACCGAGGATTTTTTTGCCCGCCACCCCGAGGAGGCGGCGGATCAGCTCGAACTCTCCACACCGGCCGAGGCGGCCGAGATGCTCGCCCAGCTGACCCCACGGATTGCAAGCCCAGCCTTTCGGCGCGTGGCGCCGGCCAAGGCCCTGGACATTCTGGTCGAGATCGACCGCGAGCATGCGCTACCGCTCCTCCGCGACCTCGACCCTCCCCAGGCCGGCGCCCTGCTCAGCGGCCTCGACGAACAGCACTGTCAGGAGCTGCTGGCCGGTTTGGCGCCGGCCGAGGCCAGGCAGCTCCGATCTCTCATGGAGTATCCTGCGGACAGCGCCGGTCGGCTCATGGACCCCCGTATTGCCGTCTTTCGGCCCGGCATGACAGCCGAGGCGGCGCTGGAGCGGTTGCGGTCGATGCGGCAGGGGCGGCGTTTCTCCGACCTGCTGCTCGTGGACGAGGCGGGGCGTCTGTCAGGGACCGTTCCGTTGCACGAGGTCGTGCTGGCCGAACCGGACACCCTGCTGACCTCCCTGGTTGCGGGTCCGCCGGCTGCCGTGTCGGCATTCGCCACGCGGGAAGAGGTCGTCGCCAGCCTGGAAAATAACCAGCTGGCGAACATTCCCGTGATCGACTATGACGCCAAGCCGGTCGGCAGTATTCGGCTGGCCGAGTTGGTGTCGGCGGTGGAAACCGAACTGTCCGCCGATCTGGTCAGCATCACCGGCGCCAGCAAGGACGAACGCGCCCTGTCGCCCGTCGGCTTTGCCGTCCGCAAGCGCCTGCCGTGGCTCCAGATCAACCTGGTCACCGCCTTTCTGGCTGCGTCGGTGGTCGGCCTGTTCGAGGCCACCATTGCCCAGTTCACCGCCCTGGCCGTCCTCTTGCCGGTCGTGGCCGGGCAGTCGGGCAACACCGGCGCGCAAGCCCTGGCCGTTGTCCTGCGCGGCCTGGCTCTGCGCGAAATAACCCTGCGCCACTGGCCGCAGGTCGTGACCAAGGAGTTCTCGACGGGAGTGCTGAACGGCCTGGGGGTCGCCCTGGTCACCTGTGCGGGCGTGTACGTGTGGAGCGGATCGACCGGACTGGTGCTCGTCATCGGCATCGCCATGGTGCTGTCGATGGCGATTGCCGGCGTGGCCGGCGCCCTGATCCCGGTGGTGCTGTCGATGCTGGGCCAGGACCCGGCCCAGTCCTCCTCCATCGTCCTGACCACCGTCACCGACGTGTTCGGCTTCTTCAGCTTTCTCGGTTTGGCGGCGGTGTTTTCCTCACTCTTATGAATCGGTCGCGTGGAACGGAGGGGCGATGATGACGATACTGTTGATTGTTGCCGGACTGACGGTGCTGATCTCGAGTCTGTGCTCGCTGTTCGAGGCCACGCTGTACTCGACCCGCCTCGGCGCGCTCGAAGCCGAGAAGGCCGAGGGCAAATACGCCCGCCGCGCCGACCGGCTGATCGCCATGAAGACGAACATCGCCCAACCGACCTCCGCGATCCTGGTGCTCAATACGGTCGCCAACACGGCCGGCGCGACCCTGTGCGGGATGTACGCCGCCCAGCTCCTGGGCGCAGGCTGGATCCCGGCATTTTCCGTCGGTTTGACCCTCGCCATCCTGTTTGTGGGTGAGATTCTGCCCAAGACCTACGGGGCCACCCACTGGCGCACGGTCTGGCCGCTGATCGTCTGGCCGCTGGCGCTGATGCAGCGCGGGCTGTCCCCGATCATCCGGGTTACCCAGGCGTTTGCCGGCTTCTTTACCGGCAGCCTCGGTACGCCCGCCGTCACCGAGGATGAGATCCGGGCCTATATCCATCTGGGGCGGCAGGAAGGCGAGCTGTCCGCCTCGGAACAGCGACTCCTCAACGCGGTGTTTCATTTTGACGATATGCTGGCGCGCCAGGTCATGGTCGCCCGCCAGGAGGTGGTGTTCTTCGATGTCCACTGGTCGCTTGAAAAATGTCTGGCCGTGGCCAAGGAAACGCAACATACCCGGTTTCCGCTGTGTGTCGGGTCCTTGGACGAGGTGCTTGGCTTGGTCCATGTCAAAGACTTGCTGGGCATCACCGACAGCCGGGATGACGTGCTCAGGTCGGTCGCCCGGCCCCTGCGCCACATCCCCGAGACCCTGCCGCTCAGCCGGCTGTTGCGAGAGATGCAGCGCACCCACCAGCATATGGCCCTGGTCGACGATGAGTATGGGTCGGTCATCGGCGTCATTACCATGGAAAATATCGTGGAGCAGATCGTCGGCGCGGTGCAGGACGAGTTTGACAGCGAGCAGCCGGACATCGTGCCGCATGAGCCCGGCGTCTTCACCGTGCGCGGCCAGCTGCCGATCGAACGGGTGAACCGCGAGCTGGGGCTTGAGCTGTATGCGCCTGACGTGGACACGCTGTCGGGGCTGCTGGTCAGCCGGCTGGACCGCCTGCTCAAGGTCGGCGATCAGGTCCGGCTGCGGGACGCGGTCGCCGAGGTCGTTGAGGAGCAGGGCGGCCGGGCGATCCGGGTTCGGATTCGTATTGCCGAGAACGACCAGGGCGAGGAGAGTCCTCCCGAACACAGCGAATCCTGACAGCCGTGCTGCGAAGCGCCTGGGCGTAATCAGGCCGATTTGATATTCTGTGTCTGAGGAGAGCATCGTATGAAAGTCGCCGTGATCTATAACAAACCTGAAGTTCATCCGTCGGACGTGATCAACTTGCTTGGTCCACAGACCAAAGAACGCTACAACCCCAAGACCGTCGAGTTGGTCGCCTCGTCGCTGGAGAAAGGCGGCCACAATGTCCGCGTCATTGAGGGCAATATTGATGTGGCCGAAGACTTGCAGAACTTCATGCCCCGCGTCATCGCCGGTGAGCGGCCGGGCATGGTGTTCAACATGGCCTACGGCATCCAGGGCCAGAGCCGCTATACGCACATCCCGGCCATGCTCGAAATGCTCGGCGTCCCGTATGTCGGCTCTGGCCCCCAAGCCCACGCCGTTGCTCTGGATAAGATTCTGGCCAAGATCGTGTTTCAGCAGCACGGCCTGCCGACCCCCGGTTTCTGGTTTTTCTCCAGCCCCGACGCCGACATGAACGGGGTTACCTATCCGGTTATCGTCAAGCCCAAAATGGAAGCCGTGTCGATGGGCCTCAAGATCGTCCATAACCAGGACGATCTGCGAGCAGCGGTCAAAGAGGTGGTCGAGAACTACCAGCAACAGGCTCTGGTCGAAGCCTTTATCGCCGGGCGAGAATTTGCGATCGGCCTGCTGGGCAACGGGGCTGAACTGGAGGTCTTGCCGGTTGTCGAATTCGATCTGCAAGGCGACCCGAACACCATTCAGACCCAGGACGACAAAATGCAAAAGCCGCTGGACAAAATCTGTCCGGCGTCCCTGTCTGAGGAACAGACAACACAGATGCAACAGCTGGCCCGTGACGCGTTTCAGGCGCTCAGCCTGTCTGATTTTGCGCGGATCGATGTACGGATGGACCTGGACGGCAAACCGTACATTCTGGAGATCAACTCCATGGCCAGCCTGGGCCGGACCGGCTCTTACCTCTACGCCGCCCAAACCGCCGGCTATACCTATGAAACCCTGGTCAACCGCATGCTGGATGTGGCGGCGGTGCGGTATTTTGGCCAGCCCGACCCGGCCAGCCTCGACACCCCGGAAGCCAAAACGACGGACGACACGCAGCCGCTCCGGGTTCGCGTTCGTTCGCATATTCGGAGCAATCTCACCACCATGGAGGACAACCTGCGTCAGATGGTCGAGATGGACACCTATGTGCATAACTCGGAAGGGGTCAATCAACTCGGTAACTGGTTGTCGGGTCGATTGAGTCAGCTCGGCTTTACCCGTCACGCCTATCCGCAAGCCGAGGTCGGCAACGTCTTGTACTTTTCCAATCATGACAGCGAGCGCAATGATATCCTGCTGCTGTCCCACCTCGACACCTTCTATTCGTACCGGGACTATGTCGGGTTCCGGGAACAGGGCGGGAGCTTCTACGGCTCTGGCGTTGCCGAGAGTAAGGGCGGCTTGGCCGTCATGCTGGCGGCGCTCCAGGCGCTGCGTTTCACTCGACGCCTGCGGCGGGTGCGTTGCGGCGTACTGCTCACCACCGACGCGGCCTTGGGTGGGCGTTTCAGCAGAACCATCGTGACCGAGCGGGCGGCAGCGTCGCGCTATGTGGTCGGGCTCAAACATGGCGACCCGAGCGGCGGCATTGTCACCACCTGCTCGGGGCGGGTGGATTTCCAGGTTGAGCTGACCAATGCCAAAAGCAGCGAGAACGACGATAGCCCGGACGTGATTAAACTCTTGTGTCAGAAGCTGAGCGCCTGGGAGCGGCTGAACTCATCTCAGACGGGGATTGTCCTGAAACCGACCCAACTCGAAGGCCGAACATCCTATGGCTTAGCGCCGGATTTTGCCACCACGACCCTCTTGACCCGTTTCCGACAGGAGGCTCAGAGCGAAGCGATTGAACAGCAGATTCGTGATATCGGACGGCGGAACCTGCCCGCCCGATGCCAGCTCCGCATCCGCAAAACCGTCTCACGCGCCCCGCTCGAAGAACGGGAGTCCAGCGCCCAATTTTATGAACACGTCCAAGACATCGCCCGTCGCCTGGAAGTCAAAGTTGTTCCGGTTGAACGGGAAACCTCGTCGGACATCAGTTATGCGCCGCAGCGTGTTCCTGCCCTGGAAGGGCTCGGTCCGCTTGGCGGCGGAACCCAGACGCCAGGGGAATACATCCTGCGCGATAGCCTGATTGACCGCGCGGCAGTGCTGGCGATGGTCATCCGCCAGGCTGCCGAGGAGCGCTCCGCATGAAAATCGAACAGATCGAAGGCAGCTTCCAGTCCACGCCCGACGGCAAGGCGGCGGCGGCCGACAACGGCATGGTGGCGACCGCGTTTCCCGAGGCGACCCAGGCCGGGATCGAGATGCTGCAAAAAGGCGGGAACGCCGTGGACGCGGCTTGCGCCGCAGCGCTTGCCCTGGGCGTGTGTGAACCCTCGGCCAGCGGGATTGGCGGCCAGAGCATGGTCATCCTCCATTACCGCGGCCAAACCACGACGATTGACGGCTCAACCCGGGTGCCGTCCCTGGCCCACATCAGCCGCTTTGAAAAGGGCGAGCGGTTTGTCGGCTACCGGGCGACCACCGTTCCCAGCACCGTGGCGGTGATGGGCTATTTGAACTTTCGCTACGGGCAACT
This genomic window contains:
- a CDS encoding HlyC/CorC family transporter, yielding MTILLIVAGLTVLISSLCSLFEATLYSTRLGALEAEKAEGKYARRADRLIAMKTNIAQPTSAILVLNTVANTAGATLCGMYAAQLLGAGWIPAFSVGLTLAILFVGEILPKTYGATHWRTVWPLIVWPLALMQRGLSPIIRVTQAFAGFFTGSLGTPAVTEDEIRAYIHLGRQEGELSASEQRLLNAVFHFDDMLARQVMVARQEVVFFDVHWSLEKCLAVAKETQHTRFPLCVGSLDEVLGLVHVKDLLGITDSRDDVLRSVARPLRHIPETLPLSRLLREMQRTHQHMALVDDEYGSVIGVITMENIVEQIVGAVQDEFDSEQPDIVPHEPGVFTVRGQLPIERVNRELGLELYAPDVDTLSGLLVSRLDRLLKVGDQVRLRDAVAEVVEEQGGRAIRVRIRIAENDQGEESPPEHSES
- a CDS encoding mechanosensitive ion channel, which produces MSFPNWTSTLEQLSGQLTALLPGAAAAVGLLLVGWLVASLLRLLTRKLVVAVVARINTRLRPAESLSGTRVTEDAPRVMGAFVYWVVLLFFLAAAIDKLSLPVVTSVLQSLAYYMPRVLLAVAIIFIGLGAGIVANRWTTRVAAAAGVEYAPALGRLVQVAVLVVALIVGAQEVGLESGFFTATILIVLAAILGGLALAFGLGSGPIVTNIMASYYAAQAYRVGDVVRVAGIEGIVQEIRPTSIVLDTADGQVHLPARKYCDDVSVVLRKT
- a CDS encoding magnesium transporter, whose protein sequence is MATPLQTMARLHLDRHPEEAARVLERLSPDAIAAVLQEAPAESAAGVLACFAPSLASACLAGWPEGELSAVVALLPAPIAAAVLRQLEPRVREAALGGLPATVRVPLSRALSYPDQSAGALADPAVLTFHADLTVEEALTRLSQSRGPVAGRLFVLDRAQRLLGVVTPGQLLSSRRDASLASLELSPAQAVPDRVSAATLRAISAESVAVVDPQGTFVGAIGSDALARLDPHQQRPPATHLIAAVGELYWLGLRELFGGLSSGSRSAESPGETPRANA
- a CDS encoding M20/M25/M40 family metallo-hydrolase; the protein is MKVAVIYNKPEVHPSDVINLLGPQTKERYNPKTVELVASSLEKGGHNVRVIEGNIDVAEDLQNFMPRVIAGERPGMVFNMAYGIQGQSRYTHIPAMLEMLGVPYVGSGPQAHAVALDKILAKIVFQQHGLPTPGFWFFSSPDADMNGVTYPVIVKPKMEAVSMGLKIVHNQDDLRAAVKEVVENYQQQALVEAFIAGREFAIGLLGNGAELEVLPVVEFDLQGDPNTIQTQDDKMQKPLDKICPASLSEEQTTQMQQLARDAFQALSLSDFARIDVRMDLDGKPYILEINSMASLGRTGSYLYAAQTAGYTYETLVNRMLDVAAVRYFGQPDPASLDTPEAKTTDDTQPLRVRVRSHIRSNLTTMEDNLRQMVEMDTYVHNSEGVNQLGNWLSGRLSQLGFTRHAYPQAEVGNVLYFSNHDSERNDILLLSHLDTFYSYRDYVGFREQGGSFYGSGVAESKGGLAVMLAALQALRFTRRLRRVRCGVLLTTDAALGGRFSRTIVTERAAASRYVVGLKHGDPSGGIVTTCSGRVDFQVELTNAKSSENDDSPDVIKLLCQKLSAWERLNSSQTGIVLKPTQLEGRTSYGLAPDFATTTLLTRFRQEAQSEAIEQQIRDIGRRNLPARCQLRIRKTVSRAPLEERESSAQFYEHVQDIARRLEVKVVPVERETSSDISYAPQRVPALEGLGPLGGGTQTPGEYILRDSLIDRAAVLAMVIRQAAEERSA
- a CDS encoding magnesium transporter encodes the protein MPTPEPSIERLLTEDFFARHPEEAADQLELSTPAEAAEMLAQLTPRIASPAFRRVAPAKALDILVEIDREHALPLLRDLDPPQAGALLSGLDEQHCQELLAGLAPAEARQLRSLMEYPADSAGRLMDPRIAVFRPGMTAEAALERLRSMRQGRRFSDLLLVDEAGRLSGTVPLHEVVLAEPDTLLTSLVAGPPAAVSAFATREEVVASLENNQLANIPVIDYDAKPVGSIRLAELVSAVETELSADLVSITGASKDERALSPVGFAVRKRLPWLQINLVTAFLAASVVGLFEATIAQFTALAVLLPVVAGQSGNTGAQALAVVLRGLALREITLRHWPQVVTKEFSTGVLNGLGVALVTCAGVYVWSGSTGLVLVIGIAMVLSMAIAGVAGALIPVVLSMLGQDPAQSSSIVLTTVTDVFGFFSFLGLAAVFSSLL